From Desulfovibrio sp. UCD-KL4C, a single genomic window includes:
- a CDS encoding iron ABC transporter permease, which produces MHFNDGQIPPEYAQLIRRKTLFIIAGCVITAAVLTLSIGMGPVSISTMETLKTLLGETVSKRFDIIIWNIRLPQALTAIVAGAGLSVSGAVMQAILRNPLGSPFTLGISHAAAFGAAVSVMVLGLGTMSSSNVGAISINSPYLTTVVSFSFSLIATFVIIAISRLRRATPEVMVLTGVALGALFTAGTMFLQYFADDVQLAAMVFWTFGDVARATWTELGIMSAVTLIAYIWFTLNRWNFNAIEAGDETAKGLGVKVERVRITGMLLSSLVTAVIVSFLGIIGFVGLVCPHMVRRMIGDDYRFLLPGSCLLGGALLLTADTAARLMLAPNVLPVSVLTAFLGAPMFIWLIIKGNK; this is translated from the coding sequence ATGCATTTTAATGACGGGCAAATCCCGCCGGAATATGCACAGCTTATCAGGCGTAAAACTCTGTTCATTATTGCAGGGTGCGTAATCACAGCGGCAGTACTTACCCTGTCTATCGGGATGGGTCCGGTTTCTATCTCTACGATGGAGACTCTTAAAACACTGCTGGGGGAAACTGTTTCCAAACGGTTTGATATCATAATCTGGAACATCAGATTGCCACAGGCTCTCACAGCAATTGTTGCGGGAGCTGGCCTTTCTGTTTCCGGGGCGGTGATGCAGGCAATTCTTCGAAACCCTCTAGGTTCTCCATTTACTTTGGGGATATCCCATGCAGCAGCATTTGGTGCAGCCGTGTCTGTAATGGTCCTCGGCTTAGGAACAATGAGCAGTTCAAATGTCGGTGCAATTTCAATCAACAGCCCATATCTGACGACAGTAGTTTCCTTCTCGTTCAGTTTGATTGCTACCTTTGTAATCATTGCAATATCGCGCCTTCGCCGCGCCACGCCTGAGGTAATGGTTCTTACAGGTGTAGCCCTAGGCGCGCTGTTCACAGCCGGAACAATGTTCCTGCAATACTTTGCCGATGACGTTCAACTTGCTGCGATGGTCTTCTGGACTTTTGGCGACGTGGCCAGAGCAACTTGGACTGAACTTGGAATAATGAGCGCAGTAACTTTAATTGCCTATATATGGTTCACCCTGAACCGCTGGAACTTCAATGCTATTGAAGCAGGCGACGAAACAGCAAAAGGTCTTGGAGTAAAAGTAGAACGGGTAAGAATTACCGGGATGCTGCTGTCCTCGCTCGTTACTGCTGTAATAGTGTCATTCCTTGGAATTATCGGTTTTGTAGGACTTGTCTGCCCGCATATGGTTAGACGTATGATTGGGGATGATTACAGGTTTTTACTTCCCGGATCATGCTTGCTCGGCGGAGCCTTACTTCTGACTGCTGATACTGCCGCCCGTCTTATGCTCGCACCTAATGTACTGCCGGTGTCAGTCTTAACAGCTTTTTTGGGAGCTCCCATGTTTATCTGGCTGATCATAAAGGGAAATAAATGA